One region of Bacillota bacterium genomic DNA includes:
- a CDS encoding TIGR01440 family protein, translated as MANEGIEVEAIRESVAQATLGLIEVAGLKPGSLLVVGCSTSEVLGYRIGKASSLEVGQVVASTLLEILSPRGIYLAAQGCEHINRALVVEREYQERHDLEEVTVWPVPRAGGAFASAAIDLYRDPVMVRAVQAQAGMDIGHTLIGMHIKPVAVPVRLAVTHVGKACLVLARSRPPLVGGERAVYRRPGAPPPPPEK; from the coding sequence GTGGCCAACGAGGGGATTGAGGTCGAGGCGATCCGGGAGAGCGTGGCGCAGGCCACCCTGGGGCTGATCGAGGTGGCGGGGCTGAAGCCGGGGTCGCTGCTGGTGGTGGGATGCAGCACCAGCGAGGTGCTGGGATACCGCATCGGCAAGGCCTCCAGCCTGGAGGTGGGGCAGGTGGTCGCCAGTACCTTGCTCGAGATCCTGTCTCCCCGCGGGATATACCTGGCTGCCCAGGGTTGCGAGCACATAAACCGGGCCCTGGTGGTGGAAAGAGAATATCAGGAACGTCATGACCTGGAAGAGGTCACGGTGTGGCCGGTGCCGCGGGCGGGCGGGGCGTTTGCCAGCGCCGCCATCGATCTGTACCGCGACCCTGTAATGGTGCGGGCCGTACAGGCCCAGGCCGGGATGGATATCGGGCACACCCTCATCGGGATGCACATAAAGCCCGTCGCGGTGCCGGTGCGGTTGGCCGTCACCCACGTGGGGAAGGCCTGCCTGGTGCTGGCTCGCAGCCGGCCTCCCCTCGTGGGAGGAGAACGGGCTGTCTACCGTCGTCCGGGGGCGCCCCCGCCCCCTCCCGAGAAGTAG
- a CDS encoding dCMP deaminase family protein produces MPERPTRPTWDEYFMKVARVVAGRSTCLRRQVGAVIVRDKRILATGYNGAPSGLPHCLDIGCLRDQVGALSGERQEVCRASHAEQNALVQAARYGIAVEGGNLYCTTFPCSICAKMLVNAGIRRVVYEEEYSDPLAREILDLAGMEVVKIESPRLRDEDHSPAPAQ; encoded by the coding sequence GTGCCGGAGAGACCGACTCGTCCCACCTGGGACGAATACTTTATGAAGGTGGCCCGGGTGGTGGCGGGTCGGTCAACCTGCCTGCGGCGGCAGGTGGGGGCGGTGATCGTCAGGGACAAGCGCATCCTGGCCACCGGGTACAACGGGGCGCCCAGCGGCCTGCCCCACTGCCTGGACATCGGGTGCCTGCGGGATCAGGTGGGGGCCCTCTCGGGTGAGAGGCAGGAAGTTTGCCGGGCCTCTCACGCCGAGCAGAACGCCCTGGTACAGGCTGCCCGCTACGGTATCGCGGTCGAAGGGGGTAATCTGTACTGCACCACCTTCCCGTGCTCCATCTGCGCCAAGATGCTGGTAAATGCCGGCATCCGGCGGGTGGTTTACGAGGAGGAGTACTCAGATCCTCTGGCCAGGGAGATCCTGGACCTGGCGGGAATGGAAGTGGTGAAGATTGAAAGTCCCCGGCTGCGAGACGAAGACCATAGCCCTGCCCCGGCTCAATAG
- a CDS encoding MraY family glycosyltransferase produces MRTWIVFLSAFTLCLLLTPLVRKLALRVGAVVKPSRRSVHSCPVPHLGGVAIYLSFAVSILLAGGAASPVVRGTLIAGLFVCLWGVWDDFSPMPAWRKVVGQLVGAAILVAHGLSIPWLVGPWEKYVYLGWLEIPFTVFWLVAMMNVINLVDGLDGLAAGISCIASFTLFFVAWGQGVPEALLMTAALAGCSAGFLRYNFNPARIFMGDAGALFLGLTLGSVSVAGAMKTATVIAVIIPLVALGIPVLDTAFAIVRRLRDGRPIYEADRDHLHHRLLGMGLNQRQAVLVMYVLSLVCGVVAVSLSRVRLELGLLIAATAALVMLLGGRWFGLLHVRNGRGGRH; encoded by the coding sequence TTGCGCACCTGGATTGTGTTCCTTTCGGCGTTTACCCTTTGCCTGTTGTTGACTCCGCTGGTAAGAAAGCTGGCCCTGCGCGTGGGGGCGGTGGTCAAGCCTTCCCGGCGCAGCGTGCACTCCTGCCCCGTTCCCCACCTGGGCGGGGTGGCCATATACCTGTCTTTCGCCGTATCCATCCTGCTGGCGGGCGGGGCTGCTTCCCCCGTGGTGAGGGGCACCCTGATCGCCGGTCTGTTCGTCTGCCTTTGGGGGGTGTGGGACGACTTTTCCCCCATGCCCGCCTGGCGCAAGGTGGTGGGTCAACTGGTGGGGGCCGCCATCCTGGTGGCCCACGGCCTCAGCATCCCCTGGCTGGTGGGTCCCTGGGAGAAATACGTGTACCTGGGGTGGTTGGAGATCCCCTTCACCGTCTTCTGGTTGGTGGCCATGATGAACGTCATCAACCTGGTGGACGGCCTGGACGGGCTGGCCGCCGGTATCAGTTGCATCGCTTCCTTTACGCTGTTTTTCGTAGCCTGGGGCCAGGGGGTGCCCGAGGCCCTGCTCATGACCGCAGCTCTGGCCGGATGCTCGGCGGGTTTTCTCCGTTACAACTTCAATCCCGCGCGCATCTTCATGGGAGATGCGGGGGCACTATTCTTGGGGCTGACCCTGGGGTCCGTATCGGTGGCCGGTGCCATGAAGACCGCCACCGTCATCGCTGTGATCATCCCCCTGGTGGCCCTGGGTATCCCCGTCCTGGACACCGCCTTTGCCATCGTGCGCCGCCTGCGGGACGGACGGCCCATCTACGAGGCGGACCGTGACCACCTGCACCATCGCCTCCTGGGGATGGGACTCAACCAGCGGCAGGCCGTGCTGGTCATGTACGTGCTCAGCCTGGTGTGCGGCGTGGTAGCGGTCAGCCTGAGCCGGGTGCGGTTGGAACTGGGCCTGCTCATCGCGGCCACCGCTGCCCTGGTCATGCTGCTGGGCGGTCGCTGGTTTGGCCTGCTCCACGTGCGCAACGGTCGGGGCGGGAGGCACTGA
- a CDS encoding DUF1385 domain-containing protein, with protein MERATYGGQAVIEGVMMRGPGRIAVALRRPDGKVGVITQEFAGWARGRPYLKWPIIRGAVALGEALVLGVSSLLLSAREAAEAEGQRVGKAEMAGTLALSVVLAVVLFILVPTWVVAPLGRAAAQPWLLNLGEGLVRVLILIGYVAAISRIREIRRVLEYHGAEHKVIWAYESGGPLTVEWARLQPRLHPRCGTAFLLVAAAVSILCFAFLGWPGLFWRVTSRLALLPLVAGVAYEGIRFSARPGVLARVLARPGMWLQGFTTREPDDSQIEVAICALEAVLDRGDGDGTLAR; from the coding sequence TTGGAAAGGGCAACCTACGGCGGTCAGGCGGTCATCGAAGGTGTGATGATGCGGGGCCCGGGGCGGATAGCCGTGGCCCTGCGCCGTCCTGACGGGAAAGTGGGAGTCATCACTCAGGAGTTCGCGGGCTGGGCCCGCGGTCGTCCCTACCTGAAGTGGCCCATCATCCGGGGTGCAGTTGCCCTGGGGGAGGCCCTGGTACTGGGGGTGTCGTCCCTGCTCCTTTCCGCCCGCGAAGCTGCCGAGGCGGAGGGCCAGAGGGTGGGCAAGGCGGAGATGGCGGGGACGCTGGCCCTGAGCGTGGTGCTGGCAGTGGTACTGTTCATCCTGGTGCCCACGTGGGTGGTGGCGCCCCTGGGACGGGCGGCGGCCCAACCCTGGCTGCTGAACCTGGGCGAGGGCCTGGTTCGGGTGCTCATCCTGATTGGGTACGTGGCCGCCATCTCGCGCATCCGGGAGATCCGGCGCGTGCTGGAGTACCATGGCGCCGAGCACAAGGTGATATGGGCCTACGAGTCGGGTGGCCCGCTGACGGTAGAATGGGCCCGGCTGCAGCCCCGGCTCCACCCCCGTTGCGGTACCGCATTCCTGCTGGTGGCGGCCGCGGTCAGCATCCTTTGCTTTGCCTTCCTGGGCTGGCCGGGGTTGTTCTGGCGGGTGACCTCGCGCCTGGCCCTGCTACCGCTGGTGGCGGGCGTGGCGTATGAGGGGATCAGGTTCTCGGCCCGCCCGGGCGTCCTGGCCCGCGTTCTGGCCCGGCCGGGGATGTGGCTGCAGGGCTTCACCACCAGGGAGCCGGACGACAGTCAGATTGAGGTCGCCATCTGCGCACTCGAGGCCGTGCTGGACCGGGGGGACGGCGATGGCACGCTGGCAAGATAA
- the atpB gene encoding F0F1 ATP synthase subunit A has protein sequence MSAGAAAWWLAEAEHESAAAAAHGDILFHIGPLPVTSAITTAWVIIAILGLVSFLATRRLEKVPSSRLQIALEAVIEYLEGHFGSILGKERAWQYLPFLSTFFLFIIVSNYAGILPGAGHLKGFAAPTSHLGYNAGMALVVFFSYHYFGIRTRGVAYLKHLADPPFMLPLNLVDEVVRPLSLSLRLFGNIYGGEAVLAVMLTVLPYFLPAFMMGLELIFGYIQALIFTTLAAIYIAGATEHHELAAEQERHRGPGTCEHRKEESR, from the coding sequence TTGAGCGCAGGCGCTGCTGCCTGGTGGCTGGCTGAGGCGGAGCACGAGTCCGCCGCGGCTGCCGCCCACGGAGATATCCTGTTTCACATCGGCCCGCTGCCGGTAACATCGGCCATCACCACGGCCTGGGTTATCATCGCCATCCTGGGGCTGGTCTCGTTCCTGGCCACCCGGCGCCTGGAGAAGGTGCCTTCCTCCCGGTTGCAAATTGCCCTGGAGGCCGTCATCGAGTACCTGGAGGGCCATTTCGGGTCCATCCTGGGTAAAGAGCGTGCCTGGCAGTATCTGCCTTTCCTGAGCACTTTCTTCTTATTCATCATCGTTTCCAACTATGCAGGCATCCTGCCCGGGGCCGGGCACCTGAAGGGATTCGCCGCCCCCACCAGCCACCTGGGGTACAATGCCGGCATGGCCCTGGTGGTGTTCTTCTCCTACCACTACTTCGGCATACGGACGCGGGGGGTGGCTTACCTGAAGCACCTGGCCGATCCCCCCTTCATGCTCCCCCTCAACCTGGTGGACGAGGTCGTGAGGCCGCTTTCCCTCTCCTTACGTCTCTTCGGTAACATCTACGGGGGCGAGGCGGTGCTGGCGGTCATGCTCACCGTCCTGCCCTACTTCCTGCCCGCTTTCATGATGGGACTGGAGCTCATCTTCGGGTACATCCAGGCCCTCATTTTCACCACGCTAGCTGCCATCTACATTGCCGGGGCCACCGAACACCACGAGCTGGCGGCGGAACAAGAGCGCCACCGGGGTCCCGGCACGTGCGAGCACAGAAAGGAGGAGTCGCGGTGA
- a CDS encoding L-threonylcarbamoyladenylate synthase: protein MSVNTEVVKVDPRQPDRTLVARAARVIRHGGLVAFPTETVYGLGADGLNPEAAKKLFLVKGRPQDNPFILHVASVEQAWALVDWGTGDRVRAGGSERAARAVGEAVREGAVAVGEAAAELAGRFWPGPLTLVLPAAGRVPREVTAGLDTVAIRMPDHPVALALIQEAGCPLAGPSANISGRPSPTTADHVLEDLGGRIEMILDAGPTGVGVESTVLDLTRHPPVILRPGGVTAEMLVEVLGEVRDLTPGEIGTGPAPSPGTKYRHYAPRVPLLLAAELPPAGLARLLAEGKRLEEAGRRVGVLVAEEEAPLIPASWQVRVVGSRSRPREIAARLFGAMRDLERLGVDVILALPYAEEGLGRAIMNRLRKASSGPL from the coding sequence ATGTCCGTGAACACGGAAGTCGTGAAAGTCGACCCCCGGCAGCCCGACCGCACGCTGGTTGCCCGCGCGGCGCGGGTGATCAGGCACGGAGGCCTGGTGGCCTTCCCGACTGAAACCGTCTACGGCCTGGGTGCCGACGGGCTCAATCCCGAGGCGGCGAAGAAGCTATTTTTGGTCAAGGGACGCCCGCAGGACAACCCCTTCATCCTGCACGTGGCGTCGGTGGAGCAGGCCTGGGCCCTGGTGGACTGGGGCACCGGCGACCGTGTCCGCGCCGGCGGCAGTGAGCGGGCGGCGCGGGCGGTCGGGGAGGCAGTAAGAGAGGGGGCAGTGGCGGTGGGGGAGGCGGCGGCTGAGCTGGCCGGACGCTTCTGGCCGGGTCCCCTCACCCTGGTGTTGCCGGCGGCCGGGCGGGTCCCCCGCGAGGTAACCGCCGGGCTGGATACGGTGGCCATCCGCATGCCCGACCATCCCGTGGCCCTCGCCCTCATCCAGGAGGCGGGGTGCCCCCTGGCGGGTCCCTCTGCCAACATTTCCGGGCGGCCCAGCCCCACCACGGCGGACCACGTGCTGGAGGACCTGGGGGGCCGCATCGAGATGATCCTGGATGCCGGCCCCACCGGGGTGGGAGTGGAATCCACCGTGCTGGACCTCACTCGCCATCCTCCCGTCATCCTGCGTCCGGGAGGGGTGACGGCGGAGATGCTGGTGGAGGTACTGGGTGAAGTGAGGGACTTGACCCCGGGCGAAATCGGGACCGGGCCGGCCCCCTCGCCCGGCACCAAGTACCGGCACTATGCTCCCCGGGTGCCCCTGTTGCTGGCGGCAGAGTTGCCGCCGGCAGGACTTGCCCGTCTGCTGGCCGAAGGAAAACGGCTGGAGGAAGCCGGCCGCCGGGTGGGGGTGCTGGTGGCCGAGGAGGAAGCCCCGCTCATTCCCGCCTCCTGGCAGGTGCGTGTGGTGGGCAGCCGGAGCCGCCCCCGGGAGATTGCGGCCCGCCTGTTCGGTGCCATGCGGGACCTGGAAAGGCTGGGGGTGGACGTCATCCTCGCCTTGCCTTATGCTGAGGAGGGATTAGGGCGGGCGATCATGAACCGTCTCCGTAAGGCATCCTCGGGGCCGCTGTAG
- the prfA gene encoding peptide chain release factor 1, whose amino-acid sequence MARWQDKLASVEERYRELEAMLADPEVIRRGDWQEVARERARLEPLVEKYREYRRVEEERAGLHELLRTESDPELRQLAQAELEELNERQEELDRQIRILLLPRDPNDERNVVMEIRAGTGGEEAALFAADLYRMYTRYAEAKGWRTEVLSANPTDLGGFKEVVFAVEGNGAYSRLKYESGVHRVQRIPVTEAGGRIHTSTATVAVLPEAEEVDVEINPEDLHIDTFCAGGPGGQHVNKTESAVRIIHRPTGIMVTCQDERSQHKNREKAMRVLRARLKEFYRQQQEDAVDEERRAQVGTGERSERIRTYNFPQGRVSDHRIGLTLYRLGSILEGDLDEIIDALIAHYQAERLRGEEAVAGR is encoded by the coding sequence ATGGCACGCTGGCAAGATAAGCTTGCATCTGTGGAAGAAAGATATCGAGAACTGGAGGCCATGCTGGCCGACCCGGAGGTAATTCGCCGGGGCGACTGGCAGGAGGTGGCCCGGGAACGGGCGCGCCTGGAGCCCCTGGTGGAAAAGTACCGGGAGTACCGCCGGGTCGAGGAAGAGCGGGCGGGATTGCATGAACTCCTGCGCACCGAGTCGGACCCCGAACTGCGCCAGCTCGCCCAGGCAGAACTGGAAGAACTCAACGAGCGGCAGGAGGAACTGGACCGGCAGATCCGCATCCTGCTTCTGCCCCGTGATCCCAACGATGAGCGCAACGTGGTGATGGAGATCCGCGCCGGCACCGGGGGAGAGGAAGCCGCCCTCTTCGCCGCCGATCTCTACCGCATGTACACCCGTTACGCAGAGGCCAAGGGATGGCGAACCGAAGTGCTCAGCGCCAACCCCACCGACCTGGGTGGTTTCAAAGAAGTGGTATTCGCGGTAGAGGGAAACGGCGCGTACAGCCGGCTCAAGTACGAGAGCGGCGTGCACCGGGTCCAGCGCATCCCCGTGACCGAGGCGGGCGGGCGCATCCACACCTCGACGGCCACCGTGGCCGTCCTGCCCGAGGCGGAAGAGGTGGATGTGGAGATAAACCCCGAAGACCTGCACATCGACACCTTCTGTGCCGGCGGGCCGGGCGGCCAGCACGTGAACAAGACCGAGTCGGCCGTGCGCATCATCCACCGGCCCACCGGGATCATGGTGACGTGCCAGGACGAGCGTTCCCAGCACAAGAATCGGGAGAAAGCCATGCGCGTCCTGCGGGCGCGCCTCAAGGAATTCTACCGCCAGCAGCAGGAGGACGCAGTAGATGAGGAGAGGCGGGCCCAGGTGGGGACGGGGGAACGGTCAGAGCGCATCCGCACCTACAACTTCCCCCAGGGCCGGGTTTCCGACCATCGCATCGGACTCACCCTTTACCGCCTTGGGAGCATCCTGGAGGGAGACCTGGACGAGATCATCGATGCCCTCATCGCCCATTACCAGGCCGAGCGCTTGCGGGGAGAAGAGGCGGTGGCCGGGCGGTGA
- the rpiB gene encoding ribose 5-phosphate isomerase B, with amino-acid sequence MAVGADHGGFPLKGVLIEVLRGEGAEILDFGTDSPAACDYPDLALPVARAVGEGRADWGLLICGTGIGMSMVANKVPGVRAALCHDPYSARMAREHNDANVLCLGARVIGPGLAEEVLRAFIRARFAGGRHARRVDKIRAWEAGGRAGGQRGD; translated from the coding sequence GTGGCGGTCGGTGCTGACCACGGCGGTTTCCCGCTCAAGGGAGTGCTGATCGAGGTACTGCGCGGCGAGGGTGCCGAGATCCTGGACTTCGGCACCGACTCACCGGCGGCGTGCGATTACCCCGACCTGGCCCTCCCGGTGGCGCGGGCGGTGGGGGAGGGACGGGCCGACTGGGGTCTCCTCATATGCGGTACCGGCATCGGTATGTCCATGGTGGCCAATAAGGTTCCGGGCGTGCGGGCCGCTCTCTGTCATGACCCCTACTCGGCACGCATGGCACGCGAGCACAACGACGCCAACGTGCTTTGCCTGGGGGCCCGCGTGATAGGCCCCGGCCTGGCTGAAGAGGTTTTGCGCGCGTTCATCAGGGCGCGATTCGCGGGCGGCAGGCACGCCCGCCGGGTGGACAAGATCCGGGCCTGGGAAGCTGGGGGGCGAGCTGGTGGCCAACGAGGGGATTGA
- the wecB gene encoding UDP-N-acetylglucosamine 2-epimerase (non-hydrolyzing), translating to MAPQRIRVMAVFGTRPEAIKMAPVVLELRKDSRFAVEVAVTAQHREMLDQVMEHFGILPDYDLDIMLPGQTLTQTTVRGLMRLERVLRRHRPDLVLVHGDTVTTMVGALAAFYQQIPVGHVEAGLRTRHKYAPFPEEMCRHLTGVLADLHFAPTARARQNLREEGVPPERIYVTGNTVIDALFQTVRPDYRFRHPRLAEMDLGCRRVLAVDVHRRENFGSPMRSIFAGLKRLAEEREDVLLVVSVHRNPQVASVAEEFLRGAPRTELLDPLDYPDWANLMNRCYLVISDSGGLQEEAPALGKPVLVLREVTERPEALEAGTVRLVGTDGDTLCREACRLLDDPAAYRQMATAKNPYGDGRAAWRIAAALRHNFLGENPPEDFA from the coding sequence ATGGCTCCCCAGCGCATTCGCGTGATGGCGGTATTCGGCACCCGCCCCGAGGCCATCAAGATGGCGCCGGTGGTGCTGGAGCTGCGCAAGGACAGCAGGTTTGCCGTAGAGGTGGCGGTAACCGCTCAGCACCGGGAGATGCTGGACCAGGTGATGGAGCACTTCGGGATATTGCCCGACTACGACCTGGACATCATGTTGCCCGGCCAGACCCTCACCCAGACGACGGTGCGGGGCCTGATGCGCCTGGAGAGGGTGCTGCGCCGGCACCGCCCGGACCTGGTGCTGGTGCACGGGGACACGGTTACCACCATGGTGGGGGCCCTGGCCGCCTTCTATCAGCAGATCCCGGTGGGGCACGTGGAGGCCGGGCTGCGGACCCGCCACAAGTACGCCCCTTTCCCCGAGGAGATGTGCCGCCACCTCACCGGGGTGCTGGCCGACCTGCACTTTGCCCCCACCGCCCGTGCGCGCCAGAACCTGCGTGAGGAGGGGGTTCCCCCCGAGCGTATCTACGTTACGGGGAACACGGTCATCGACGCCCTTTTCCAGACCGTGCGCCCCGACTACCGGTTCCGCCACCCCCGGCTGGCCGAGATGGACTTGGGATGCCGGCGCGTTCTCGCCGTGGATGTTCACCGGCGGGAGAATTTCGGCTCCCCCATGCGCAGCATATTTGCGGGGCTGAAGAGGTTGGCCGAAGAGCGCGAGGACGTCCTGCTGGTCGTCTCGGTGCACCGCAATCCCCAGGTGGCATCTGTGGCGGAGGAGTTCCTGAGGGGTGCTCCCCGCACGGAGCTCCTGGACCCCCTGGATTACCCGGATTGGGCCAACCTGATGAACCGCTGCTACCTGGTGATCAGCGATTCGGGGGGGCTGCAGGAGGAGGCGCCCGCCCTGGGGAAGCCGGTACTGGTGCTGCGCGAGGTGACAGAGCGGCCCGAGGCCCTGGAAGCGGGTACGGTAAGGCTGGTGGGAACGGACGGGGACACCCTGTGCCGGGAGGCGTGCCGGCTGCTGGACGATCCTGCCGCCTACCGGCAGATGGCCACGGCGAAGAACCCCTACGGGGACGGGCGGGCTGCCTGGCGCATAGCGGCGGCCCTGAGGCATAATTTCCTGGGAGAAAATCCCCCCGAGGACTTCGCCTGA
- the prmC gene encoding peptide chain release factor N(5)-glutamine methyltransferase — protein sequence MTAWCVREVLAWATRWLERCGVAGAATDAAILLGEVLGTDRAGVYAQGDREVTPEQLRAFWRLVRRRARREPLAYITGRRDFMSLGFLVDRRVLIPRPETEILIEEALARLRGYAAGPASRCGGAGGGTADGAGGGTVRVADVGTGSGAIAVSLAYYLPGCRVVASDVSPGALEVARENARRHGVAGRVTFVEGDGPEPLRPWAPYAAILCNPPYVGEGEEVDPEVRYEPREAWFAGPDPLDPYRKLVAAVELLEPGGFLAVEVGAGRAPAVVEVFARYLVDMAVREDLAGIPRVVVGHAPVHPRGRECASGGCP from the coding sequence GTGACCGCGTGGTGCGTCCGGGAGGTCCTGGCCTGGGCTACCCGGTGGCTGGAACGGTGCGGGGTGGCCGGCGCCGCCACGGATGCCGCCATCCTGCTCGGCGAGGTCCTGGGCACGGACAGGGCCGGAGTGTACGCGCAGGGGGACAGGGAGGTTACTCCCGAGCAACTGAGAGCCTTCTGGAGGCTGGTGAGGAGGCGGGCGCGGCGGGAGCCCCTTGCTTACATAACGGGGCGGCGCGACTTCATGTCCCTCGGCTTCCTCGTCGACAGGCGGGTCCTCATCCCGCGCCCGGAAACGGAAATCCTGATAGAAGAAGCCCTGGCTCGTTTGCGCGGGTACGCGGCCGGCCCGGCCAGCAGGTGTGGTGGCGCCGGCGGGGGGACTGCCGATGGCGCGGGCGGGGGGACGGTGCGGGTGGCGGATGTGGGCACGGGAAGCGGGGCAATCGCCGTTTCCCTGGCTTACTATCTGCCCGGGTGCCGGGTGGTGGCATCGGACGTGTCGCCCGGGGCGCTGGAGGTGGCGCGGGAAAACGCCCGCCGTCACGGTGTGGCCGGGCGGGTGACGTTTGTGGAGGGCGATGGGCCGGAGCCCCTGCGTCCCTGGGCGCCATATGCGGCCATCCTGTGTAACCCTCCATACGTCGGCGAGGGGGAGGAGGTTGACCCCGAGGTCCGCTACGAACCCCGGGAGGCGTGGTTCGCCGGGCCCGATCCTCTGGACCCTTACCGGAAGTTGGTTGCCGCGGTGGAACTTCTTGAACCGGGGGGTTTTCTGGCGGTGGAAGTGGGGGCGGGGCGGGCCCCGGCGGTGGTGGAGGTCTTCGCCCGGTACCTGGTCGACATGGCGGTGCGAGAAGACCTGGCCGGGATTCCCCGCGTGGTGGTGGGTCACGCGCCGGTTCACCCCCGGGGACGGGAATGTGCAAGCGGGGGATGTCCGTGA
- a CDS encoding AtpZ/AtpI family protein, protein MRYSGLALSFGLLMVILAGLGFLGGRALDGRLGTFPLFALLGVLAGIVLAFYDLVRELNLVDRLERRRRWGGKQNGREDG, encoded by the coding sequence GTGCGCTACTCAGGGCTGGCATTATCGTTCGGCCTGCTCATGGTCATCCTGGCCGGACTGGGGTTCCTCGGGGGACGAGCCCTGGACGGGCGCCTGGGTACGTTTCCCCTGTTTGCGCTCCTGGGGGTGCTGGCCGGCATAGTGCTGGCGTTCTACGACCTGGTGCGCGAACTCAACCTGGTTGACCGGCTGGAGAGACGGCGCCGATGGGGAGGTAAGCAAAACGGGCGGGAGGATGGTTAG
- a CDS encoding MazG-like family protein, with the protein MKVPGCETKTIALPRLNRLRPTLESTALKLMEEAGELGAAIGKLRGMNGEQVAAAGPAVYRAICRELLDVAQTAITMMYVLEEQHGVDIEQALAEHIEKLLSKGYLKL; encoded by the coding sequence TTGAAAGTCCCCGGCTGCGAGACGAAGACCATAGCCCTGCCCCGGCTCAATAGACTGCGGCCCACCCTGGAATCCACCGCGCTCAAGCTCATGGAAGAGGCGGGAGAGCTGGGTGCCGCTATCGGCAAGCTGCGGGGCATGAACGGAGAACAGGTGGCGGCGGCGGGGCCGGCCGTGTACCGGGCCATCTGCCGGGAACTACTGGATGTGGCCCAGACCGCCATCACCATGATGTACGTCCTGGAAGAGCAGCACGGGGTAGACATCGAACAAGCTCTGGCCGAGCACATCGAGAAGCTGCTGTCCAAGGGGTACCTGAAGCTGTAG
- a CDS encoding low molecular weight protein arginine phosphatase has protein sequence MATAGKVLFVCAGNTCRSPMAAALFRRLISEEWSDQLGGLEVLSAGISALDGEPASRQAISVMARRGLDLTSHRSRRLLPEMVREATWVLTMTGAQRSEVLRLVPEARDRVFVLKYFPPGEGEPGPEHDVDDPVGGPEEVYEDVAQELEQALRRVAGYLAEQDC, from the coding sequence ATGGCCACGGCGGGCAAAGTGCTGTTCGTGTGCGCCGGGAACACCTGCCGCAGCCCCATGGCGGCGGCCCTGTTCCGGCGTCTGATCAGCGAGGAATGGTCCGACCAACTGGGTGGTCTGGAGGTCCTTTCGGCGGGGATATCGGCCCTGGACGGCGAGCCCGCCTCGCGGCAGGCAATTTCCGTGATGGCCAGGCGGGGGCTGGATCTCACTTCCCACCGGTCGAGGAGGCTTCTCCCGGAGATGGTGCGGGAGGCTACCTGGGTGCTGACCATGACCGGGGCACAGCGTTCCGAGGTGCTCAGGCTGGTCCCGGAAGCCCGCGACCGTGTTTTCGTGCTGAAGTACTTCCCCCCCGGCGAGGGGGAGCCCGGCCCCGAGCACGACGTGGACGATCCCGTAGGGGGACCGGAAGAGGTTTACGAAGACGTGGCGCAGGAACTGGAACAGGCCCTGCGGCGGGTAGCCGGGTACCTGGCCGAGCAGGATTGCTGA
- the rpmE gene encoding 50S ribosomal protein L31, which yields MKPKIHPEYHMATITCACGAVYHVGSTKKSVRVEVCSKCHPFFTGVHKLVDTGGRVERFLRKYGKTEDRAGKTEAEETGTRIGDTPEKVEAK from the coding sequence ATGAAGCCCAAGATTCATCCGGAATATCATATGGCCACCATCACCTGTGCCTGTGGTGCCGTATACCATGTGGGCTCCACCAAGAAGAGCGTGAGGGTGGAGGTGTGCTCCAAGTGCCACCCCTTCTTCACGGGGGTCCACAAGCTGGTGGATACCGGCGGCCGGGTAGAGCGGTTCTTGCGCAAGTACGGGAAGACCGAGGACCGGGCCGGGAAGACGGAGGCCGAGGAGACGGGAACCCGGATCGGGGATACTCCGGAGAAGGTGGAGGCCAAGTAG
- a CDS encoding ATP synthase F0 subunit C: MTAGLVALAAGLAVAIAAVGSATAQGKTAVAALDAIWRQPDAAGDVRGAMMLALAFQEALTIFVMLVALMLALKVTV, translated from the coding sequence GTGACGGCAGGTTTAGTGGCCCTGGCCGCCGGTCTGGCGGTGGCCATCGCGGCGGTGGGGAGCGCTACCGCCCAGGGGAAGACGGCCGTGGCAGCCCTCGACGCCATCTGGAGGCAACCCGATGCGGCGGGTGACGTGCGGGGCGCCATGATGCTGGCCCTGGCCTTCCAGGAGGCGCTCACCATCTTCGTGATGCTGGTGGCGCTGATGCTAGCCTTGAAGGTGACGGTGTAG